The following are encoded in a window of Castanea sativa cultivar Marrone di Chiusa Pesio chromosome 5, ASM4071231v1 genomic DNA:
- the LOC142635114 gene encoding uncharacterized protein LOC142635114, with protein sequence MVTLRIGGHDVKKVLVDQGSGAEIMYLDLYKGLKLKPEDLTCYDSLLAGFDGKIVISNGQIRLPIQARSEVVEVDFIVVDAYSPYTAIMALDWRRVLDPCREEFVAIKESSLVLESNRKGAKCEELEKIVIDDDEKKFFQVRIQLPPWEKKELIVFLRKNVDVFALSAYKAPRVDPSFICHHLNVNPAITLKKQPHRRSSKEHSNAINEEEYHQIPLALNDQEKTAFVTPIGNYYYKVMPFRLKNTRSTYQRMTTRMFEPQLGKNIEVYIDDMVVKNKVESEHKPVYYVSKSLHEAEVHYLPLEKVILVIVHATRKLPYYFQAHTVVILTQLPVQLLLRKADYTGRIAKWGTILGAFDIKYVPRTSVKGQVLADLVAEFTKSPLEVDREKQLMDEKSIEMVSLQGPLSWRVYIDGVANHRGSGIGLVVISPKGITIEKSLRLGFSATNNEVEYEALLVGIAMVQKMGGRAVNVFSDSRLVVSQVKGELEAKDLRMQRYLNQVRHLQSRFESFTLQQIPRSRNTHVDSLATLATSSVQSLPRVILVEDLCKPT encoded by the exons ATGGTTACCCTTAGGATTGGAGGGCATGATGTGAAAAAGGTTTTGGTAGATCAAGGTAGCGGTGCAGAGATCATGTATCTTGATTTGTATAAGGGACTAAAACTGAAACCTGAGGACTTGACCTGCTATGATTCTCTTTTAGCAGGGTTTGATGGGAAAATAGTTATCTCGAATGGCCAAATCAGGTTACCTATTCAGGCAAGATCAGAAGTAGtagaggtagatttcattgtggtagatgcCTATTCCCCTTACACTGCTATTATG GCATTAGACTGGAGGAGAGTCCTAGACCCTTGTAGAGAAGAGTTTGTAGCAATCAAAGAAAGCAGTCTTGTCCTCGAAAGCAACCGTAAAGGGGCAAAGTGTGAAGAGTTAGAGAAAATTGTCATTGATGATGACGAGAAGAAGTTTTTCCAGGTGAGAATCCAGTTACCCCCTTGGGAGAAGAAGGAGCTAATTGTGTTTCTTAGAAAGAATGTTGACGTGTTTGCATTGAGCGCTTATAAGGCTCCTAGGGTGGACCCAAGTtttatttgtcatcacttaaatgttaATCCAGCTATCACTCTGAAAAAACAGCCACATCGGCGCTCTTCTAAAGAGCATTCTAATGCTATTAATGAGGAG GAATACCATCAAATACCTTTGGCTCTAAatgaccaagagaagactgcttttgtTACACCCATTGGGAATTACtactacaaagtaatgccctttAGACTAAAGAACACAAGGTCAACTTATCAGAGGATGAcgaccaggatgtttgagcctCAACTTGGCAAAAACATTGAAGTCtacatagatgatatggtggtgaagaatAAGGTCGAGTCCGAGCAT AagccagtttattatgtgagcaaatcGTTGCATGAAGCAGAAGTTCATTATCTACCATTGGAGAAGGTCATCTTGGTAATAGTGCATGCTACACGGAAGCTTCCTtattacttccaagctcacacgGTTGTGATTTTAACCCAACTTCCTGTTCAATTACTACTACGGAAAGCTGATTACACCGGGAGAATTGCAAAATGGGGAACGatcctaggggcttttgatattaagtatgtgcCTCGCACTTCTGTTAAAGGCCAAGTccttgcagatttggtggccGAGTTTACTAAGTCTCCATTGGAAGTGGATAGGGAAAAACAGCtaatggatgaaaaatcaattgaaatgGTTTCCTTACAAGGACCCCTATCTTGGAGGGTATACATTGATGGTGTAGCTAATCATAGAGGATCTGGAATAGGGCTAGTTGTGATATCTCCTAAAGGGATCactattgagaaatccttgaggttGGGCTTCTCGGCCACAAATAATGAGGTTGAGTATGAAGCTTTGTTGGTAGGGATAgctatggttcagaaaatgggaggaagagcagtAAATGTATTCTCGGATTCAAGATTGGTTGTAAGCCAAGTGAAGGGAGAGTTGGAGGCTAAGGATTTGAGAATGCAGAGGTATTTGAATCAAGTTAGGCACTTGCAATCAAGATTCGAGTCTTTCACTTTACAACAAATCCCTAGAAGCAGAAATACGCACGTTGACTCTCTTGCCACTCTCGCAACCTCCTCGGTGCAGAGTTTACCTCGGGTTATCCTAGTTGAGGATTTATGTAAGCCTACTTAG